A genomic region of Saccopteryx bilineata isolate mSacBil1 chromosome 1, mSacBil1_pri_phased_curated, whole genome shotgun sequence contains the following coding sequences:
- the ATP8B3 gene encoding phospholipid-transporting ATPase IK, which yields MGDTPGREGARKRRLLRKPGLGLSEKNERKPEGTTSKGNLDYSEYLEEESSGASFTWEVKANDRSYNSQFKEKLFLCWKRKKYKGNTIHTAKYNFFSFLPLNLYEQFRRMSNLYFLFVILLQGLVPAVSTMPWFTLFTPLICLLIIRAFRNLLDDIGRHRSDKSINNRPCQMLVGESFLLKKWKDLCVGDLVCLHNDNIVPADVLLLASTEPSSLCYVETADIDGETNLKYRQALMVTHQELTSVRNMASFHGKVVCEEPNSRMHNFLGCLEWEGKKYSLDSGNILLRGCKIRNTDTCYGMVIYADGWMDANTAGFDTKIMRNCGKVHLKSTKIDGLMNRLVILIFMFVVLISLALTFGFSMEVKKFRTKHYYVPETHKYSATSESFLIFLSFLILLSVMMPMAMFIIAEFIYLGNSFFIDWDMEMYYEPQDIPAKARNTSLSVQLGQVEYLFSDKTGTLTQNIMTFKKCCIGGIVYNPEKEEALTKESPYLWNKFADRKLLFRNARLLNVVRSNKDRMVQEFWRLLAICHTVMVEEKGGERPDQLLYQAASPDEEALVMAARNFGYVFLMRTQDSITVVELGEQRVYQVLAMMDFNSVRKRMSVLVRNPEGSIYLYTKGADTVILSRLLTKGLTKKEQITKAATEEALTSFAEQTLRTLCLAYKKVDEDMYKGWCQRHQDANVLLQNRAQVLHGVYEEIEQNLQLLGVTAIEDRLQNGVPETIQCLKQGNIKVWVLTGDKQETAVNIGFACQLLSEDMLILQEEQIFSILEAYRENNSNLPQVEMAAMVVSGEFLDKLMRSTTGFVVQNKDTNTQEIPEVWWKQAFVELASRCQAVICCRVTPKQKALIVALVKKYQKVVTLAIGDGANDINMIKTADIGVGLAGQEGMQAVQNSDYMLAQFCFLRRLLLVHGRWSYMRVCKFLRYFVYKTLAVMMVQIWFSFYSGFSAQPLYEAWFLALFNLLYTTLPVLYIGLFEQDVSDKQSLELPELYIAGQKDKLFNYFVFLQAMTHGTATSLVNFFMTLWISHDIGGPISDYQSFAVVMATSGLLTVTVEVILIIKYGTILSVLAIFLSLCFYVVINYVTQRFWLFTLSSKTFSFLYVNKNVLSHPTALLVVLLSVSVNALPTLAFQVIQAALKQPHPKEEEEEKKKKEEEAALPEITLVPRARRSSYAFSHQEGYAHLITQGTILRRPTVAHMHTDLMTSDEMLSTSIDTI from the exons ATGGGGGACACCCCAGGCAGAGAGGGAGCCCGGAAGAGGCGCCTGCTGCGGAAGCCCGGCCTGGGCCTGTCTGAGAAGAATGAGCGGAAACCGGAAGG CACCACCAGCAAGGGCAACCTGGACTACAGCGAATACCTTGAGGAGGAGAGCTCAGGTGCAT CGTTCACCTGGGAGGTGAAGGCCAATGACCGTTCCTACAACAGTCAGTTCAAGGAGAAACTCTTCCTGtgttggaagaggaagaagtaCAAG GGAAACACCATCCACACGGCCAAATATAActtcttctccttcctgcccCTAAACCTGTATGAGCAGTTTCGTCGAATGTCCAACCTCTACTTCCTTTTTGTCATCCTCCTCCAG GGCCTCGTCCCTGCAGTCTCCACGATGCCCTGGTTCACTCTCTTTACCCCACTCATCTGCCTCCTCATCATCCGGGCCTTTAGGAACCTGCTGGACGACATT GGGCGACATAGGAGTGACAAGAGCATCAACAACAGGCCCTGCCAGATGCTGGTAGGGGAGAG CTTTCTGCTTAAAAAATGGAAGGACctgtgtgtgggggacctggtCTGTCTACACAATGACAACATTGTCCCG GCTGATGTGCTTTTGTTGGCCAGCACAGAGCCCAGCAGCTTGTGCTATGTGGAGACGGCTGACATCGATGG GGAGACCAACTTGAAGTACCGGCAGGCCCTGATGGTCACGCACCAAGAACTTACCAGTGTAAGAAATATGGCCTCCTTCCATG GCAAGGTGGTGTGTGAGGAACCCAACAGTCGGATGCACAACTTTTTGGGGTGCCTGGAATGGGAGGGCAAGAAATATTCCCTGGACAGTGGCAACATCCTCCTACGTGGTTGCAAGATCCGAAACACAGACACCTGCTATGGAATGGTCATCTATGCTG ATGGCTGG ATGGATGCAAACACTGCAGGTTTTGACACAAAGATCATGAGGAACTGTGGCAAGGTCCATCTGAAGAGTACTAAGATAGATGGTCTGATGAACAGGCTGGTGATCCTG ATCTTCATGTTCGTGGTGCTGATCTCCCTGGCCTTGACCTTCGGCTTCTCGATGGAAGTGAAGAAATTCAGGACCAAGCACTACTATGTGCCTGAGACGCACAAGTACAGTGCGACCAGTGAGTCTTTCCTTATCTTCTTGAGCTTCCTCATCCTGCTCAGCGTCATGATGCCCATGGCCATGTTCATCAT AGCTGAATTCATCTACCTGGGGAACAGCTTCTTCATCGACTGGGACATGGAGATGTACTATGAGCCCCAGGACATTCCTGCCAAAGCCCGCAACACCAGCCTCAGTGTCCAGCTGGGCCAAGTGGAGTACCTCTTCTCGGACAAGACTGGCACACTCACACAGAACATTATGACCTTCAAGAAGTGCTGCATCGGTGGCATTGTCTACAACCCGGAAAAGGAGGAGGCCCTGACTAAGGAGAGCCCCTACCTCTGGAACAAGTTTGCCGACAGGAAGCTACTTTTCCGGAATGCTAGGCTCCTGAACGTTGTACGCAGCAACAAGGACAGGATGGTGCAGGAGTTCTGGCGCCTGCTGGCCATCTGCCACACGGTGATGGTGGAGGAGAAAGGCGGTGAGAG ACCAGACCAGCTATTGTACCAGGCAGCGTCCCCTGATGAGGAGGCCCTGGTCATGGCAGCCCGGAATTTTGGCTATGTGTTCCTGATGCGCACACAGGACAGCATCACGGTAGTGGAGCTAGGGGAGCAGCGTGTGTACCAGGTCCTGGCCATGATGGACTTCAACAGCGTTCGAAAGCGGATGTCCGTGCTGG TCCGAAACCCCGAGGGCTCCATCTACCTCTACACCAAAGGTGCAGACACTGTCATCTTAAGTCGCTTGCTTACAAAAGGATTGACTAAGAAAGAGCAGATCACAAAAGCAGCCACGGAAGAGGCCTTAACT TCCTTTGCAGAGCAGACCCTGCGCACGCTGTGCCTGGCCTACAAGAAGGTGGATGAAGACATGTACAAGGGCTGGTGCCAGCGACATCAGGACGCCAATGTCCTGCTTCAGAACCGGGCCCAGGTGCTGCACGGGGTGTACGAGGAGATAGAGCAGAACCTCCAG CTGCTGGGTGTCACAGCAATTGAAGACAGGCTCCAGAACGGTGTCCCCGAAACTATCCAATGTCTCAAGCAAGGGAATATCAAAGTATGGGTACTCACAGGAGACAAGCAAG AGACCGCAGTGAATATTGGCTTTGCGTGCCAGCTGCTGTCCGAAGACATGCTCATTCTGCAGGAGGAGCAGATCTT TTCGATCCTGGAGGCCTACCGGGAGAATAACAGTAACCTGCCACAGGTCGAGATGGCTGCCATGGTCGTTTCTGGAGAGTTCCTG GACAAACTGATGAGAAGCACAACAGGCTTCGTGGTGCAGAACAAGGACACCAACACCCAGGAGATCCCTGAGGTGTGGTGGAAACAGGCTTTTGTGGAACTGGCCTCGAGGTGCCAAGCGGTCATCTGCTGCCGGGTGACGCCCAAGCAGAAGGCCTTGATTGTGGCACTGGTTAAGAAATACCAGAAGGTCGTGACCCTGGCCATTGGGGATGGCGCCAATGACATCAACATGATTAAGA CTGCAGACATCGGTGTAGGGCTAGCAGGCCAGGAGGGCATGCAGGCAGTGCAGAACAGCGACTACATGCTGGCCCAGTTCTGCTTCCTGAGGCGGCTGCTGCTGGTGCACGGACGCTGGTCCTACATGCGAGTCTGCAAGTTCCTGCGCTACTTTGTCTACAAGACTCTGGCCGTCATGATGGTCCAGATCTGGTTCAGTTTCTACAGTGGCTTCTCTGCCCAG CCTCTGTATGAAGCCTGGTTCCTGGCGCTCTTCAACCTGCTGTATACCACCCTCCCGGTTCTGTACATTGGGCTCTTCGAGCAG gaTGTGAGTGACAAGCAGAGCCTGGAGCTGCCTGAACTTTACATTGCTGGCCAGAAAGACAAACTCTTCAACTACTTCGTTTTCCTCCAAGCCATGACCCATGGCACAGCCACCTCCCTGGTCAACTTCTTCATGACCCTGTGGATCAGTCATGATATAGGTGGACCCATCAGTGACTATCAGTCTTTTGCTGTGGTCATGGCTACATCAGGCCTGCTGACTGTCACCGTGGAG GTTATCCTCATCATCAAGTACGGGACCATCCTGTCCGTGCTGGCCATTTTCTTGAGCCTCTGcttctatgttgtcataaattacGTCACCCAGAGGTTCTGGCTCTTCACTCTCTCATCCAAgaccttttcttttctgt ATGTCAACAAAAATGTGCTGTCCCACCCTACCGCCCTACTGGTGGTCCTGCTATCCGTGTCAGTAAACGCCCTGCCTACACTGGCCTTTCAAGTCATCCAAGCAGCCCTCAAGCAGCCACACCCAAAG gaggaggaggaggagaagaagaagaaggaggaggaggcggcccTGCCTGAGATCACCTTGGTGCCCCGCGCGCGGCGCTCCAGTTATGCCTTCTCCCACCAGGAAGGCTACGCGCACCTCATCACACAGGGCACAATTCTGCGGAGGCCCACAGTGGCCCACATGCACACAGACCTGATGACATCTGATGAAATGTTGTCCACGAGCATTGATACCATCTGA